AGTTGTCAGGTCAAAAGCTTTTAAAAATCGCACACGTTTTTGTTGGGATCCTAACCCAGTGAGATTTCAAACTCGCAGACGAAAATTTGTTGGAAAACCCGCAATAGGTTGGATTCGTAACCCaactaaatttaaaattaccccaccAAAAGACCTTGAAAATCCCAGAGATCCCTCGCCAGAAGATGATAAAGTTGTCAGGCCAAAAGTTATAGATGTTGTTCAACAAGCTTTTGAACCGCCAAGCGAGAAGAAACGAGCTAATCGCTCATTGCTTAGAGGTGAGTGTACTGACTTCATTACTCCTACTTTGCACCAATAAGTTTCTTCATCATATTCTTCTGTACCTGGAAATGTATGCTGTACCTTTCATCTGTGAGTATATGAGTGTTAACATGTACTGTCACCTCATCattttctgtgtgtttttcagaGCCCTTTGATTCTGAATATCAACTCTTGTATCAAGTGCTTGGGGAAGGGTGCGGTGGCAGAGTGTACAAAGGGATCCGGATATCGGATGACACTCCGGTAATGCACTCGTATTTATATTAAACACAATGCTTGCTGAAATTTGTATGTTCACTTGATCTAAACCATGTTTTAAAGTTTGTAGATTCTCAAACCTTAAAGTTATGTGTGCAGTGTCAGGTGAGCCGCTTTAGTCAGCTCAAGAGAAATtaacttttgttgtttttctctttACAGGTTGCCATCAAGCAAATAAACAAACGAAAGAATGAACGCACTATTCAGATTGTAAGTTGTCATAAAATTTTATGAATTGAACTAAACAGAAAATAGACAGTATAGCGATTACGCACCAATACAAGATGTTTTATCTAATTGTAATTTGTTGACCATTTTTTGTCCAGCCTGGATACCCCAAACCACTTATAACAGAAGTGGCGCTGATGCTTAAGTTAGGAGAAGCGCCCTCATGCCCCAATGTCATACAGATGTATGACTGGTACGAGACTAAACACTTTTACACGCTCATGTTGGAGTACCCACTGCACAGCGTATCCTTGTGGGATTTTGTTCTTCGTGAAGAAAATCTTAGTGAAAGTACAGCAAGACATCTCATGCGTCAGGCAGTACTGGCAGTACAACATTGTCTGGATAATGGAGTTTTCCACACCGACCTCCATCTCGAAAACTTCTTGGTGCAGCAATCAACAATGACCCTGAAGTTAATTGACTTTGGGTTTGGACATTATCTGACGCATGATGATGTCTGTGATACCGATGACTTTACGGGTGagctgcatttttttatatagcGGAGTATTGAAAACTGTTGTTTCTTTTACAAAATGACTCAACACGATGTTTTGTGTACAGGAGCTCCATGTTGCACCCCGCCTGAGATCTACAAGGCTCAGAAATACCACGCCGTGCCAGCAAACGTCTGGGCCTTAGGTTCTGTGCTGTACTTCATGGTGCTTGGAGATTACCCCTATGATTTAAAGAACTTTCATTTCGGGACAACTGAGAAGGATTTATCAAAGGGTGAGTGAAAATGACTGatcaacatgcacacacaaagtcTCTGATCAAATCcacaataaatattattatcagAGGATACGGTCTGTCTGGCAAGATGTTagattttattgtgtttagcTAAACAGTCATTTAGTGGCTCGCTGATGTATTACATCACTGTGCCATCATCTTAACCTGAGGTACTGTCTGTCAGTGACCAgggtagggctgggtatcaTTTAAAATCTTTCGATCCGGTGCCAATTTCAATACCTCCGTTTCGATACCGGTTCCTAACGATACTTTTTCCCAAAACCATATGTTTTCAAATccatttaaacattaacaaaaatacattaaacacaaaacttttatttttcaccttatttaaaacaaattctgGTAACACTTCTCATTCAGGGaaacattattaataaaactggtTGTGCTTTTTGGATAGGGGTGTGCCAGCAGACACACttatctgtttttgttttatgaaaataaggaaacaaaaataaagaaattaagaatataactaacactgctttattttatgaaatgaaaATGGTCTTTAGCTTGAACTAGCAGAATTTAAATAAGTGGGTTCATTTTGCTGCAACtttgacaaaaagtaaaaagttttacTGGGAAGATttttatgcatgtttgtttgtttttgtaaacaaagaactgtaatactcaacttcataattatcaaaatattaaatagcctacatttgggatttttaaaatgagtagCAAATGCGTTAAATTgaattttagtttgttttaaataacaaGCCAGGCTTGTAAGCAGTGTTGGGCTGCTTAACTTTAAACCATAGACTGAAAAAAATAGGTTAAAACGCATCGTCCATTTTGGGAGACGAGGGCATGAAGTCTTGTGATGCGGAGAGACAGGCGTGAGTATTTCATAAGCATTAAGAGACACAGGCTGCGCGCGTGCTTTAAATTGAGACCCCTCGTCACTTTAGGAGAAACGCCGTTTTGGTTGACTTTCACGGAGACAGCACGGCAATACTTGCGCTCACTGAATTGGTTACACTGTCACAAAGCCTTTCTGTACATTTCTCATATTGTATCCTTTTTACACGTGTGTTGGGTGACTGTGAGTATCTTCCGAAATCTTCCCCGTCACGTGGTGGTGGACAGCCAATTGTCGGCGCTTTAGGTCCTTACATGCAAGTACAGGCTCATATAGACGCAGCCGCTTAGCTTTTGGAACCGAAATTTGGCACCGAAAGATAAATAATTTTTCGATACTCAAAGTATCAAAGTTTTTCGTTCGATACCATAAAAGTATCGACgttcgatacccagccctaaacCAGGGTCCCTTtagatgatagacagacagacagacttttTTGCAGTATTATTAAATGACAACAAAAGCGTCTCTTTATGCCGTGATCATTATTGCCATTTGTGTGTCATGATGACTAATCAGCTCTCTCATAAATCTTGTACAGAAATCTATGATCTGTTAAGATGGTGCCTGTCCAAGAATCCAAGTGATCGTCCGACGCTCAAGGAGATCTTAGATCATGACTGGTTTAAAACTGAGTCTGACGAAGAAGAGCTACTCGTATACAAAATGAGGTAACAGACCTTTTCAAGAAGGAAACTGCATTTTGCAGATtacatgctttttattttgtgtagttAGTTGTATAGTAAGAttgtttacttttaaatgtacattttctaCAGGGCACTAtccacacaaaaatgaaaaggaTGAAGCTGAATGACTGAAGGAGAGGGAAATGATTGGAGATGCTGTTTTCATCATCCTGAGACGTATGGAGTTTAAAGGAGGTATGAATGAATGCTTTTTTAACTATAATCGCATAATCTCgtgcgtaatcaaagtttactgttaagggagtgtcttgcttgtattttgtgaacgtgagcgtctcttttatcataaatggttttgacgtgtgtgcagcaggcacttattttgacaaaacacttgatgcacatggatcacatgacgcaacaaacaaatattttaaaaacgcaagcaactcacatgacactccaaacacttattttaaattagCGTCCCTCGGATGAACAGttacgagccgccactgatattgtggctttaaggtTCTAGATATACTATAAATATaatgacaaaaaattaaatgttgacattttctttctttctcatctTCAGGTTGTATTTCAGACTTCATGAACACAGACCGCTGACTGAACATCTGATGCAGATCCCGTCTCATCCTtgaacacataaaaaaaaatgttttaattcttaatgtttttgtattttaaagttgtaaaataaagtatcTAATATATAGTAAGTTCTCTATATaatcagctatgtctggctctctagggttttttttctcctaggagtttAGGGAGTCaggtttattaatgtaaagctgctttgaaataattaaacaattgtgaaaagtgctacagtatataaataaaattgaattgaatatggAAGACTTTTCTTTAGCAGATGATTTAAtttgcttttttaattttttatttgaacaaAATGATTAACTTGGCTTAATTATGTACATGTTTTTCATATGCAATATCAAACCCTTGATCTTGGTATAAAATACTGGGAGTTAACGTAGTAAATCCAATCAGACACAATG
This Misgurnus anguillicaudatus chromosome 11, ASM2758022v2, whole genome shotgun sequence DNA region includes the following protein-coding sequences:
- the LOC129415982 gene encoding uncharacterized protein; the encoded protein is MAFFDCLWRGKVESVPTPLLKADPAIPDVREVVDLASQSKTYVGPKKQKEKASKSRKSNLQGEKVTVVPTQQPKAISDIPVGMDVPALAGPQSKPKIRPDKRMTLTQRFFGCFRRGKVESMPTSQIEADPAIPDAREVVDLADSQSKSVGLKKQKQKASKSRSFHNPWSKKGKSKVKKDADPAIPGAMDDVDLASFGGIAAANARLQTLGAIPENIGLKGGGNPDPNKAKNPGSKDVGNPEAKGCKNPRPKALKALENPRHPLPEDDKVVRSKAFKNRTRFCWDPNPVRFQTRRRKFVGKPAIGWIRNPTKFKITPPKDLENPRDPSPEDDKVVRPKVIDVVQQAFEPPSEKKRANRSLLREPFDSEYQLLYQVLGEGCGGRVYKGIRISDDTPVAIKQINKRKNERTIQIPGYPKPLITEVALMLKLGEAPSCPNVIQMYDWYETKHFYTLMLEYPLHSVSLWDFVLREENLSESTARHLMRQAVLAVQHCLDNGVFHTDLHLENFLVQQSTMTLKLIDFGFGHYLTHDDVCDTDDFTGAPCCTPPEIYKAQKYHAVPANVWALGSVLYFMVLGDYPYDLKNFHFGTTEKDLSKEIYDLLRWCLSKNPSDRPTLKEILDHDWFKTESDEEELLVYKMRALSTQK